From one Cyanobacterium stanieri PCC 7202 genomic stretch:
- a CDS encoding surface antigen (D15) (PFAM: Surface antigen; POTRA domain, ShlB-type~COGs: COG2831 Hemolysin activation/secretion protein~InterPro IPR013686:IPR000184~KEGG: cyc:PCC7424_1635 polypeptide-transport-associated domain protein ShlB-type~PFAM: surface antigen (D15); Polypeptide-transport-associated domain protein ShlB-type~SPTR: Polypeptide-transport-associated domain protein ShlB-type), with protein MGYSKFILIVSSLCGYLSLNTIFLSSGVFALEMIEDEEISGELNQENLLLSQSENNQIVAQSVRVEGNSIFEREIGEILNLYDTQEFTNEDLAQISADITQLYLNGAYLTTRAFVEDIDRDGVAIIRVIEGEIQAIEIEGVERLEGYVLDRIALGTGKPFNSDRLEDQLKLLNSDPLIDNIEGSLRSGDAVGQSILSVRVTEANPFSGSIAINNYSPPRVGDVQGDINLRHGNVLGFGDAFSVSFRPRFEQFLSTYDLTFGYSAPLNPMNGTLDTTVSLQRNRIVSGPFQVLDISGSSEFYEVSYRQPLIRNPLTEFALSLGMSYRTGQTFTFQGPTPFGIGPDENGISRTNVLTFGQDYIKREQFGAWAVRSQFRLGMGLFNVTTSEAPNNPDGYFFAWNGQVQRIQLLGRDHFLIIQGDIQLTGDALLPSEQFSIGGGQSLRGYRQNARSGDNGFRFSVEDRITISRNEAQESVLQLVPFFDMGAVWNVSSNPNFLPSQNFLAALGMGLIWQPKQNLYFRLDYAPPLINLGDRTDNIQDDGLYFNMRYNF; from the coding sequence ATGGGTTATTCTAAATTCATTTTGATTGTGTCTAGTTTGTGTGGGTATTTGAGCTTAAATACTATCTTTTTAAGTTCAGGGGTTTTTGCCTTAGAAATGATAGAGGATGAGGAAATTTCTGGGGAATTAAATCAGGAAAATTTGTTATTATCTCAATCAGAAAATAATCAGATTGTGGCCCAAAGTGTCAGGGTAGAAGGCAATTCTATTTTTGAGAGGGAAATTGGTGAAATTCTTAATTTGTATGACACCCAAGAATTTACCAATGAGGATTTAGCCCAGATTAGTGCTGATATTACCCAGTTATATCTTAATGGAGCTTATCTGACCACAAGGGCTTTTGTGGAGGATATAGATAGGGATGGGGTGGCAATTATTCGGGTAATAGAAGGGGAAATTCAAGCTATCGAAATTGAAGGGGTGGAGAGATTAGAGGGTTATGTGTTGGATAGAATCGCCCTTGGTACTGGCAAACCTTTTAATTCTGACAGATTGGAAGATCAATTAAAGTTATTAAATTCAGATCCTTTGATTGATAATATTGAGGGTAGCCTGAGAAGCGGAGACGCTGTGGGGCAAAGTATTTTGAGTGTGCGAGTGACGGAGGCAAATCCTTTTTCTGGCTCCATCGCCATTAATAACTATTCTCCTCCACGGGTGGGAGATGTGCAAGGGGATATTAATTTACGTCATGGTAATGTGTTGGGTTTTGGGGATGCTTTTTCGGTGTCGTTTCGTCCTCGTTTTGAGCAATTTTTGAGTACCTATGATCTTACTTTTGGCTATTCAGCGCCCTTAAACCCCATGAATGGCACTCTGGATACTACGGTCAGTTTACAACGTAATCGCATCGTTAGTGGTCCATTTCAGGTATTGGATATTAGTGGTAGTAGCGAGTTTTATGAGGTGAGTTATCGTCAGCCTTTGATACGCAATCCGTTGACGGAATTTGCCCTTTCTCTGGGCATGAGTTATCGCACGGGGCAAACTTTTACGTTTCAAGGACCTACTCCTTTTGGCATTGGCCCTGATGAAAATGGTATTTCTCGTACCAATGTATTGACTTTTGGGCAAGATTATATTAAGCGAGAACAATTTGGAGCCTGGGCGGTGCGATCGCAATTTAGGCTCGGTATGGGGTTGTTTAACGTAACCACCAGTGAAGCACCTAATAATCCTGACGGTTACTTTTTTGCATGGAATGGGCAGGTGCAAAGGATTCAACTCTTAGGGCGAGATCATTTTTTGATTATTCAAGGAGATATACAATTAACAGGGGATGCCCTTTTACCCTCGGAACAGTTTAGCATTGGCGGGGGACAATCCTTGCGGGGTTATCGACAAAATGCTAGATCAGGGGATAATGGTTTTCGTTTCTCTGTGGAGGATAGAATCACCATCTCACGTAACGAAGCCCAAGAGTCGGTACTACAGTTAGTTCCTTTCTTTGATATGGGTGCGGTATGGAATGTGTCTAGCAATCCTAATTTTTTGCCTTCCCAAAATTTCCTAGCGGCCTTGGGTATGGGGTTGATTTGGCAACCAAAACAAAACCTCTATTTTCGCCTTGATTATGCACCCCCATTAATAAATTTGGGCGATCGCACCGATAACATTCAAGATGATGGTCTTTACTTTAACATGAGATATAATTTTTAG
- a CDS encoding sodium/glutamate symporter (PFAM: Sodium/glutamate symporter~COGs: COG0786 Na+/glutamate symporter~InterPro IPR004445~KEGG: syp:SYNPCC7002_A1186 sodium/glutamate symport carrier protein~PFAM: sodium/glutamate symporter~SPTR: Sodium/glutamate symporter superfamily) has protein sequence MFNLRDALFAFVILAILILVARFIKQKARWIQTLYLPESVVAGFLALILGREALGALITNLGGENALFAGGLFSDSIRTVWQQSPGVFINVVFAALFLGESIPNPKQIWKKAAPQVIFGQTLAWGQYVIGILLTLFILVPVFNMNPLVGSLIEIGFEGGHGTAAGMQQTFIDLDFPEGGDLALGLATVGIVSGIITGTLLASWGRKKGHIKTFKKEGQKFSTYEGLSASEIKEKEEKIKLKRIQLNKNLLIDPLSLNFGFVGLAIGIGWLILEGLKLIESLTWGQTGLTLMIYIPLFPVALIGGIIVQITLEKIGLKELVNRRLMNNLAGLALDIVVVTALASISLQVLGTNIVPFLLLSIIGIIWNIVAFVFIAPKIIPSYWFERGICDFGQSMGVTATGILLLRMVDPDNKSGAFESFAYKQLFFEPIVGGGLFTAAAPVLINEFGSVSILLLTFVLLIVWLVLGFSFFGKDSKQARIAEKING, from the coding sequence ATGTTTAACCTCAGAGACGCACTTTTTGCCTTTGTTATCCTCGCCATACTAATATTAGTCGCCAGATTTATCAAACAAAAAGCTCGGTGGATTCAAACCCTATATCTTCCAGAATCAGTGGTAGCAGGATTTTTAGCCCTAATATTGGGTAGAGAAGCATTAGGTGCGCTCATCACCAACCTAGGAGGAGAAAATGCCCTGTTTGCAGGGGGTTTATTTAGTGATTCCATTCGCACCGTTTGGCAACAATCCCCAGGGGTATTTATTAACGTCGTTTTTGCTGCTCTTTTCCTTGGAGAATCCATACCCAATCCTAAGCAGATTTGGAAAAAAGCCGCCCCCCAAGTAATTTTCGGACAAACCTTGGCATGGGGGCAGTATGTGATAGGAATTTTACTCACCCTATTTATCCTTGTACCAGTTTTTAATATGAATCCCCTTGTGGGTAGCCTTATCGAAATCGGCTTTGAAGGAGGGCATGGCACCGCCGCAGGAATGCAACAAACCTTTATTGATTTAGATTTTCCCGAGGGGGGAGATTTAGCCCTCGGTTTGGCAACAGTAGGTATTGTTTCTGGGATTATTACAGGAACATTGTTGGCTAGTTGGGGCAGAAAAAAAGGGCATATTAAAACTTTTAAAAAAGAAGGTCAAAAATTTTCTACCTATGAAGGATTATCGGCTTCAGAAATAAAAGAAAAAGAGGAAAAAATTAAGCTGAAAAGGATTCAGCTAAATAAAAATTTATTAATTGATCCTCTTTCTTTAAATTTTGGTTTTGTGGGTTTAGCCATCGGTATTGGTTGGTTAATTTTAGAAGGATTAAAGCTAATTGAATCTTTGACATGGGGACAAACAGGATTAACTTTAATGATTTATATTCCTCTTTTTCCCGTAGCTTTAATTGGGGGAATAATTGTTCAAATTACTTTAGAAAAAATAGGTTTAAAGGAATTAGTAAATCGTCGTTTAATGAACAATCTAGCAGGTTTAGCCCTTGATATTGTAGTAGTTACTGCCCTAGCTTCTATTTCTTTACAGGTATTAGGAACTAATATTGTTCCATTTTTATTACTAAGTATTATTGGTATTATTTGGAATATTGTTGCTTTTGTATTTATTGCTCCGAAAATTATTCCTAGTTATTGGTTTGAGCGTGGTATCTGTGATTTTGGTCAATCCATGGGAGTCACTGCTACGGGTATTTTACTTTTAAGAATGGTCGATCCTGATAATAAATCTGGTGCTTTTGAAAGTTTTGCTTATAAACAATTGTTTTTTGAACCGATTGTGGGGGGAGGTTTATTTACGGCGGCGGCTCCTGTTTTAATTAATGAGTTTGGTTCTGTATCTATTCTTTTATTAACTTTTGTATTGTTAATTGTCTGGTTAGTATTGGGTTTTTCGTTTTTCGGTAAAGATTCTAAACAAGCACGAATTGCAGAAAAGATAAATGGTTAG
- a CDS encoding hypothetical protein (KEGG: cyc:PCC7424_4388 hypothetical protein~SPTR: Putative uncharacterized protein), translating to MKFNRSTILLSIFAVSLASIIYLLEIRPQSNVTNNDNENLVRQGDRTATLHDRIFPFDTDQVKIITIDPPQSLENSQTLVFEKTDAEVQPWQMSEPEQVRANDASISFLLNLFPQAPRQPEIPMDEANLSEYGLESPRAKITITLDNGENYKISIGGSNFDNSQIYGLVKFPESASQSEGVFLMSRSFQYAVERPYEDWKQPKNEE from the coding sequence ATGAAATTTAATCGCAGTACCATATTACTAAGTATATTTGCTGTTAGCCTTGCCTCCATCATTTACCTTCTCGAAATTCGCCCCCAATCTAATGTAACAAACAATGATAATGAAAATTTGGTGCGTCAGGGCGATCGCACAGCCACACTTCATGATCGCATTTTCCCTTTTGATACAGACCAAGTCAAAATCATCACCATTGACCCTCCACAAAGCCTAGAAAATAGTCAAACTTTAGTTTTTGAAAAAACAGATGCAGAAGTTCAGCCATGGCAGATGAGCGAACCAGAACAGGTAAGAGCCAACGATGCTTCAATCTCTTTTTTATTAAATCTCTTCCCCCAAGCCCCCAGACAGCCAGAAATTCCTATGGACGAAGCCAACCTCTCAGAATATGGTTTAGAATCACCAAGAGCTAAAATAACTATAACCCTTGACAATGGAGAAAACTATAAAATCAGCATCGGAGGTAGTAATTTTGACAATAGCCAAATTTATGGTTTGGTAAAATTTCCTGAATCAGCTTCTCAATCAGAAGGAGTTTTTCTCATGTCCAGAAGTTTCCAATATGCCGTCGAAAGACCATACGAAGACTGGAAACAACCCAAGAATGAGGAATAA
- a CDS encoding hypothetical protein (KEGG: cyn:Cyan7425_0757 hypothetical protein~SPTR: Putative uncharacterized protein), whose protein sequence is MVNKIIFFTIWVVFIGYGFLLAPPDNPETMDLIINLSKGSWDGINPYVISLFNLMGILPMIYACLLLIDGRGQKLMVTPFMVGSFFLGAFSLLPYFALRESNTTFTGEKTIFIKIVESKLTAIALIIGTTILVVSAIKDGNVHDFIYQWQNSKFIHVMSLDFCLLCLLFPVLIKDDLARRNINNLILRAIAFIPLFGTLIYMILRPSLSTDETPNNSEVLAS, encoded by the coding sequence ATGGTTAATAAAATTATTTTTTTTACTATTTGGGTTGTATTTATCGGTTATGGATTTTTATTGGCACCTCCTGATAATCCTGAGACGATGGATTTAATTATCAATCTTTCTAAGGGTAGTTGGGATGGTATCAATCCTTATGTTATCAGTTTGTTTAATCTGATGGGCATTTTACCGATGATTTATGCTTGTTTACTGTTGATTGATGGTAGGGGACAAAAATTGATGGTGACTCCTTTTATGGTGGGTAGTTTTTTTCTCGGTGCTTTTTCTCTTTTGCCATATTTTGCTTTACGGGAATCTAATACTACTTTCACAGGGGAAAAGACGATATTTATTAAAATTGTAGAAAGTAAGTTAACAGCGATCGCCCTTATAATTGGTACTACTATATTGGTGGTATCAGCGATAAAAGATGGTAACGTTCATGATTTTATCTATCAATGGCAAAATAGTAAATTTATCCATGTAATGAGCCTTGATTTTTGTCTATTATGTTTACTTTTTCCTGTACTGATTAAAGATGATTTGGCAAGACGTAATATTAATAATCTTATCTTAAGGGCGATCGCCTTTATTCCCTTATTTGGGACTTTGATATATATGATATTACGCCCCTCTTTATCTACCGATGAAACTCCCAATAATTCTGAAGTCTTAGCATCATAA
- a CDS encoding Radical SAM domain protein (PFAM: Radical SAM superfamily~COGs: COG1032 Fe-S oxidoreductase~InterPro IPR007197:IPR006638:IPR001468~KEGG: npu:Npun_F4794 radical SAM domain-containing protein~PFAM: Radical SAM domain protein~SMART: Elongator protein 3/MiaB/NifB~SPTR: Radical SAM domain protein), which translates to MDLFSSEKLLFTPTSKNHNPISLIYAFPNEYTVGITSLGYQLIWANFSTREDVEVSRLFTDIEEKLPRHPEIVGFSFSWELDYVNVLDLLEKLQIPIYAKDRTENHPLIFGGGPVLTANPEPFAEFFDVILLGDGENLIDNFIDSFQEIRNGNRQEKLFHLAQTPGIYCPDLYHIEYEDITGKIKSITPIDERIPAVVEKQTYRGNVLSASTVVTEKAAWENIFMVEVVRSCPEMCRFCLASYLTLPFRTASLEGSLIPAIERGLKYTNRLGLLGASVTQHPEFEELLNYIMQPKYDDVRLSIASVRTNTVTEKLAQTLTKRDTKSITIAIESGSAKIRQMINKKLENEEIIQASINAEKGGLRAIKFYGMVGLPQEDNSDLDATIEMMREVKKASPRLKTTLGCSTFVPKAHTPFQWFGVNKQSKKRLQYLQKNLAKAGVDFRPESYNWSVIQGLMSRGDRRLSKLLLLTRIYGDTLGSYKRAFKELKGQMPSLDYYVHNNWELEQVLPWSHLKTALPDETLVKHLQMSLPTKGN; encoded by the coding sequence ATGGATTTATTTTCCTCAGAAAAACTACTCTTTACCCCAACTTCCAAAAATCATAACCCCATCTCCCTTATCTACGCCTTTCCCAATGAATATACCGTAGGAATTACCAGCCTAGGTTACCAACTAATATGGGCAAACTTTAGCACCCGTGAAGATGTAGAAGTTAGTCGTTTATTTACCGACATTGAGGAAAAATTACCCCGTCATCCTGAGATAGTAGGCTTCTCTTTTTCATGGGAATTAGACTATGTTAACGTCCTCGATTTATTAGAAAAATTACAGATTCCTATTTATGCCAAAGATAGAACAGAAAACCATCCCTTAATCTTTGGAGGAGGCCCAGTTTTAACAGCCAATCCCGAACCTTTTGCAGAATTTTTTGATGTTATTTTATTAGGAGATGGAGAAAATTTAATCGATAATTTTATTGATAGTTTCCAAGAAATTAGGAACGGTAACAGACAGGAAAAATTATTCCATTTAGCCCAAACTCCCGGGATTTATTGCCCTGATTTATATCATATAGAGTATGAAGATATAACAGGAAAAATTAAATCTATTACCCCCATTGATGAGCGTATTCCTGCGGTGGTGGAAAAACAAACCTATCGAGGTAATGTGTTATCTGCTTCTACCGTTGTCACGGAAAAGGCGGCATGGGAAAACATTTTTATGGTGGAAGTGGTGCGCAGTTGTCCTGAAATGTGCCGTTTTTGTCTCGCAAGTTATCTTACTTTACCATTTCGTACCGCTAGTTTAGAAGGTTCGTTGATTCCTGCCATTGAGAGGGGTTTAAAATATACTAACCGCTTGGGATTATTGGGAGCATCGGTGACACAACATCCTGAATTTGAGGAGTTATTAAACTATATTATGCAACCAAAATATGATGATGTACGCCTTAGTATTGCCTCAGTGCGCACTAATACGGTGACGGAAAAATTAGCCCAAACCCTTACCAAAAGGGATACCAAGTCCATTACCATCGCCATCGAAAGTGGTTCGGCAAAAATTCGGCAGATGATTAATAAAAAGTTGGAGAATGAGGAAATTATCCAAGCATCTATTAATGCGGAAAAGGGTGGTTTAAGGGCGATTAAGTTTTATGGGATGGTGGGTTTACCCCAAGAGGATAACAGTGATTTGGATGCCACCATCGAGATGATGAGGGAGGTTAAAAAGGCTTCTCCACGGTTAAAAACTACCCTCGGTTGCAGTACATTTGTGCCAAAAGCCCATACTCCTTTCCAGTGGTTTGGGGTGAATAAGCAGTCGAAAAAGCGTTTACAGTATTTACAAAAAAATCTGGCAAAAGCAGGGGTCGATTTTCGCCCAGAAAGTTATAATTGGTCTGTGATTCAAGGGTTAATGTCTAGGGGCGATCGCCGCCTAAGTAAGTTGTTATTATTAACTCGTATCTATGGGGATACTCTGGGTAGTTATAAACGGGCATTTAAGGAATTAAAAGGACAAATGCCCAGTTTAGACTATTATGTTCATAACAATTGGGAGTTAGAGCAGGTTTTACCTTGGAGTCACCTCAAAACTGCCCTCCCTGATGAGACTTTGGTTAAACACCTTCAGATGTCTTTACCGACTAAAGGAAATTAA
- a CDS encoding ABC transporter related protein (PFAM: ABC transporter~COGs: COG1131 ABC-type multidrug transport system ATPase component~InterPro IPR003439:IPR003593:IPR017871~KEGG: cyc:PCC7424_2796 ABC transporter related~PFAM: ABC transporter related~SMART: AAA ATPase~SPTR: ABC transporter) — protein sequence MTSTINSPSTDVHTDKTVVVETYELSKVYLTGFWLNKKVPSLKNCTLKVYQGETFGLLGPNGAGKTTLLKTLLGIIKPTSGRAKLLGKPLGDTSVKQRLGYLPENAYYYDFLTAWEFLHFIASLFQIPKHEQNKRILELLDLVGLAKQTAQKKQLRQYSKGMMQRVGMAQALINDPEIVFFDEPMSGLDPMGRYQVRQIILSLKEQGKTIFFNSHVLADVEKICDRIAILARGELLNIGSLDEILGTQETYHATIRNCEIAEMGGWLSNITQENHICRGELKGNPQEFINYLATTDGELVSLNLVRDSLEDYFIRQLEERGITSSQ from the coding sequence ATGACCTCTACAATAAATTCCCCTAGCACAGATGTACACACCGATAAAACAGTAGTGGTGGAAACCTACGAATTATCAAAGGTGTATCTTACAGGTTTTTGGCTCAACAAAAAAGTCCCTTCTCTCAAAAACTGTACCCTCAAAGTTTATCAGGGGGAAACATTCGGTTTACTAGGACCTAATGGTGCAGGAAAAACCACCCTATTAAAAACCCTGTTAGGAATTATCAAACCCACTTCAGGCAGGGCAAAGTTACTCGGCAAACCCTTGGGGGATACTAGCGTTAAACAAAGACTAGGTTATTTACCCGAAAACGCCTATTACTACGACTTTTTGACCGCATGGGAATTTTTACACTTCATTGCCTCCCTATTCCAAATCCCCAAACATGAACAAAATAAAAGGATTTTAGAACTTCTCGACTTAGTCGGTTTAGCCAAACAAACTGCCCAAAAGAAGCAGTTAAGGCAGTATTCCAAAGGGATGATGCAAAGGGTTGGGATGGCACAGGCGTTAATAAATGATCCTGAAATTGTCTTTTTTGATGAACCTATGTCAGGATTAGATCCTATGGGGCGTTATCAGGTACGACAAATTATATTATCCCTCAAAGAGCAGGGAAAAACTATCTTTTTTAATTCCCATGTTTTGGCTGATGTGGAGAAAATTTGCGATCGCATCGCCATTCTTGCCCGAGGAGAATTGTTAAATATTGGTTCGTTGGACGAAATTTTAGGCACCCAAGAAACCTACCACGCCACCATCAGAAATTGTGAAATAGCAGAAATGGGGGGATGGTTAAGCAACATTACCCAAGAAAATCATATCTGTCGAGGGGAGTTAAAAGGTAATCCCCAAGAATTTATTAATTACCTTGCTACCACTGACGGCGAATTAGTTAGTCTGAATTTGGTGCGGGATTCCCTCGAAGATTACTTTATCCGTCAACTAGAGGAAAGGGGTATTACTTCAAGTCAATGA
- a CDS encoding protein of unknown function DUF1995 (PFAM: Domain of unknown function (DUF1995)~InterPro IPR018962~KEGG: syp:SYNPCC7002_A0014 hypothetical protein~PFAM: Domain of unknown function DUF1995~SPTR: Putative uncharacterized protein), translated as MTQIPQSLESAIAQAHTATLTALESGFNRLQIELIIPEIALKAQELAFAFAQLFGEYGAGLKVFFPDTGAAALARREWGETTFVVTDLGSSRSPIENRVSDTDEFYLVVSPSAVEVAQVEKLCNLAGDRPVILIIPQLEDISVVGIGYAARQLRERFLSTLESSYYYRPLEDAVVMRVFPGLWQVWRELEDNKFELITEVPKKPLGEVLDRILMGQNDDDQSNVKSNSLGLFATMKNFLKALNN; from the coding sequence ATGACTCAAATTCCTCAATCCCTCGAAAGTGCGATCGCACAGGCACACACCGCCACCCTGACGGCTTTAGAAAGCGGTTTTAATCGTCTGCAAATCGAATTAATCATCCCTGAAATTGCCCTCAAAGCCCAAGAATTAGCCTTTGCTTTTGCCCAGTTGTTTGGTGAATATGGAGCAGGTTTAAAGGTATTTTTCCCTGATACAGGCGCCGCTGCCTTAGCGAGAAGGGAATGGGGAGAGACCACTTTTGTGGTGACGGATTTGGGTAGTAGCAGAAGCCCCATCGAAAATCGTGTAAGTGATACCGACGAATTTTATTTGGTGGTATCCCCTTCGGCGGTGGAAGTAGCACAGGTAGAAAAGTTATGTAATCTTGCGGGCGATCGCCCTGTAATCCTTATTATACCTCAGTTAGAAGATATTTCCGTAGTAGGTATTGGCTACGCCGCTAGGCAACTAAGGGAAAGATTTTTAAGCACCCTCGAATCAAGCTACTATTATCGCCCCCTCGAGGATGCCGTAGTAATGCGAGTATTCCCCGGATTATGGCAAGTATGGAGAGAATTAGAAGACAATAAATTTGAACTAATTACCGAAGTACCTAAAAAACCCCTTGGGGAAGTTTTAGATCGTATTTTAATGGGGCAAAATGATGATGATCAAAGTAATGTTAAATCAAATTCTTTAGGGTTATTTGCAACTATGAAAAACTTTTTAAAAGCCCTAAATAATTGA
- a CDS encoding multisubunit sodium/proton antiporter, MrpC subunit (PFAM: NADH-ubiquinone/plastoquinone oxidoreductase chain 4L~COGs: COG1006 Multisubunit Na+/H+ antiporter MnhC subunit~InterPro IPR001133~KEGG: ana:all1843 putative monovalent cation/H+ antiporter subunit C~PFAM: NADH-ubiquinone oxidoreductase chain 4L~SPTR: Putative uncharacterized protein; TC 2.A.63.1) produces the protein MLEAFILITILCGFFGTIFKKNLVMKIMSMDVMSTGVVAYYVWVASRTGFFTPILVGEVNDNTKYADPVPQAVILTAIVIGFSIQALMLVGVMKLGKNNPTLESSEIEKNNTP, from the coding sequence ATGCTAGAAGCCTTTATTTTAATAACCATATTGTGCGGTTTTTTTGGGACTATCTTTAAAAAAAATTTAGTCATGAAAATTATGTCCATGGATGTAATGAGTACAGGGGTAGTCGCCTATTACGTTTGGGTAGCATCAAGAACAGGATTTTTTACCCCAATCCTAGTGGGAGAAGTGAATGACAATACCAAATATGCGGACCCCGTACCTCAAGCCGTCATCCTCACCGCCATTGTCATCGGCTTTTCAATTCAAGCCTTAATGTTAGTAGGAGTTATGAAATTAGGCAAAAATAATCCTACCTTAGAAAGTAGTGAAATTGAGAAAAATAATACCCCATGA